The Candidatus Phaeomarinobacter ectocarpi genome includes a region encoding these proteins:
- the trpE gene encoding anthranilate synthase component I, with protein MIVEPEFSAFEHAYKAGTAQVVWTKLVADLETPVSAMLKLMDGRFNSFLLESVEDGAVRGRYSIIGVDPDILFRATGNAAEINRKALTDRTAYEPCDVGTLDALRDLLAESAIDLPHGLPPMSAGVFGYLGYDMVRLMEHLPDRNPDALGLPDSIMARPTVIAVFDSVRDEISLVTPVRPTEDISAKVAMTRAEERLSAIVDALDKPLPHTANAFVDVAALPEPTSNTQPAEYHQMVNTAKEYIAAGDIFQVVPSQRFSVPFDLPPFALYRALRRTNPSPYLYFLDFEDFAVAGSSPEIMVKVAGDEVTIRPIAGTRPRGATPEEDLALEVELLADPKERAEHLMLLDLGRNDVGRVAKIGTVEVTASYTIERYSQVMHIVSNVIGKLDPSYDAISALVAGFPAGTVSGAPKVRAMEIIDELEKEKRGLYAGCVGYFSAGGDMDTCIVLRTGVVKDNTLYVQAGGGVVADSDPEAERMESVNKAKALFKAAEEAIRYASSVGRGQ; from the coding sequence ATGATCGTCGAACCAGAGTTTTCCGCCTTTGAGCACGCCTACAAAGCGGGGACCGCACAAGTGGTGTGGACCAAGCTTGTGGCTGATCTTGAAACGCCAGTCTCCGCCATGCTCAAGCTCATGGACGGCCGTTTCAACTCGTTCCTGCTGGAGAGCGTTGAAGACGGGGCTGTGCGCGGGCGTTATTCCATCATCGGCGTTGACCCGGACATTCTTTTTCGCGCCACAGGCAATGCTGCGGAAATCAATCGCAAGGCGCTGACAGACCGTACCGCCTATGAGCCGTGCGACGTCGGCACGCTCGATGCGCTGCGGGACCTTCTGGCAGAGTCCGCTATCGACCTCCCGCACGGCCTACCGCCCATGTCGGCGGGCGTGTTCGGCTATCTGGGCTACGATATGGTACGGCTGATGGAACATCTGCCGGACCGGAATCCAGATGCTCTTGGCCTGCCGGACTCGATCATGGCGCGACCTACGGTAATTGCCGTCTTTGACAGCGTGCGTGATGAAATCTCGCTGGTGACACCAGTCCGCCCGACGGAAGACATCTCCGCCAAGGTCGCCATGACCCGGGCGGAAGAACGGCTGTCAGCCATCGTTGATGCATTGGACAAGCCCCTTCCCCACACGGCCAACGCGTTTGTTGATGTGGCGGCACTGCCGGAACCCACTTCTAATACTCAGCCTGCGGAGTATCACCAGATGGTGAACACCGCCAAGGAATACATTGCAGCGGGCGATATCTTCCAGGTGGTTCCAAGCCAGCGGTTCTCCGTACCTTTCGATCTGCCACCTTTTGCGCTTTACCGCGCTTTGCGCCGCACAAACCCGTCGCCCTATCTCTATTTCCTCGACTTTGAGGATTTTGCTGTCGCCGGGTCGTCACCGGAAATCATGGTCAAGGTAGCCGGGGACGAAGTCACCATCCGCCCGATCGCCGGGACGCGCCCTCGCGGCGCAACCCCTGAAGAAGATCTGGCGCTGGAAGTTGAGTTGCTGGCCGACCCGAAGGAGCGCGCGGAACATCTGATGCTGCTCGATCTGGGCCGTAATGATGTGGGTCGCGTGGCGAAGATCGGCACGGTGGAGGTGACTGCCAGCTACACCATCGAGCGCTACAGCCAGGTGATGCACATTGTTTCCAACGTCATCGGAAAGCTTGACCCAAGCTATGACGCGATCTCTGCTCTTGTCGCGGGCTTCCCAGCCGGAACTGTCTCCGGTGCACCGAAAGTGCGGGCGATGGAAATCATCGACGAGCTGGAAAAAGAAAAGCGCGGCCTCTATGCAGGCTGCGTGGGTTACTTCTCAGCCGGTGGCGATATGGACACATGCATCGTGCTGCGCACCGGTGTCGTCAAGGACAACACGCTTTATGTGCAAGCTGGCGGCGGGGTCGTTGCCGACAGCGACCCAGAGGCCGAGCGCATGGAAAGCGTGAATAAGGCCAAGGCACTTTTCAAAGCTGC